The Vannielia litorea genome segment CGCCCTTCACCTCGTAGCCCTGAGCCTCGAGGAGCGATTTGACCGGCGCGTAGAGATCCTGCTCTTTTGGTTTTGCCTCCGCCATGCCTGCACAGTAGCGCCATCCGGCGCCACTGCGAAGAGGCCCCGCACCGCGATGCAACGTGCTGCTGAGCAGCGCGCCCGGCGGCAACTTGCCGTGAGCGGCCCCTGCCCCCCTTGTCCCGCCTCCCGCCCTGCCCCTATAAGCCGAAAGTTCCGAGGGGGCGGCTGAGTCGTGCCCCGAAGGTGCTTTGGCAGAGGGCAGGGGTAAGGTAGAAATGGCTTTTCTGAGCGGTCTCTTTTCGTCGGACATGGCGATCGACCTCGGCACCGCCAACACGCTCGTCTATGTGAAGGGCCGCGGGGTGATCCTGAACGAGCCCTCCGTGGTGGCCTATCACACCAAGGGCGGGCGCAAGGAGGTGCTGGCCGTGGGCGAGGATGCCAAGCTGATGCTGGGCCGGACGCCCGGCAGCATCGAGGCGATCCGGCCGATGCGCGAGGGGGTGATCGCAGACTTCGACACCGCCGAAGAGATGATCAAGCACTTCATCCGCAAGGTCCACAAGCGCACCACCTTCACCAAACCCAAGATCATCGTCTGCGTGCCCCATGGCGCGACGCCGGTGGAGAAGCGCGCCATTCGCCAGTCGGTGCTGAGCGCGGGCGCACGCCGCGCGGGCCTGATTGCCGAGCCCATCGCAGCGGCCATCGGCGCGGGCATGCCGATCACCGACCCCACCGGCAACATGGTGGTGGATATCGGCGGCGGCACCACCGAGGTGGCCGTCCTCTCGCTGGGCGATATCGTTTATGCGCGCTCGGTGCGCGTGGGCGGCGACCGGATGGATGAGGCGATCGTCAGCTACCTGCGCCGCCAGCACAACATCCTGATCGGTGACAGCACCGCCGAGCGGGTGAAAACTTCGATCGGCACGGCGCGGATGCCCGATGACGGGCGCGGCGCCTCGATGCAGATCCGGGGCCGTGACC includes the following:
- a CDS encoding rod shape-determining protein — its product is MAFLSGLFSSDMAIDLGTANTLVYVKGRGVILNEPSVVAYHTKGGRKEVLAVGEDAKLMLGRTPGSIEAIRPMREGVIADFDTAEEMIKHFIRKVHKRTTFTKPKIIVCVPHGATPVEKRAIRQSVLSAGARRAGLIAEPIAAAIGAGMPITDPTGNMVVDIGGGTTEVAVLSLGDIVYARSVRVGGDRMDEAIVSYLRRQHNILIGDSTAERVKTSIGTARMPDDGRGASMQIRGRDLLNGVPKETEINQAQVSEALSEPVQQICEAVMTALEATPPDLAADIVDRGVMLTGGGALLGELDLALREQTGLAISVADESLNCVALGTGKALEYEKQLRHVIDYDS